Below is a genomic region from Bacteroidales bacterium.
TCCTTGCCCTCGGCGGATCGTTCAGCAATACTTTCATTCCCAGTTCCTGTCCCAGTCGGGCGACTTTGCTTCCGACATTCCCTACTCCGACAACTCCCAGCGTGATATTTTCAAATGAAAAACCGTAATGGGAAGATAAGGTGGCCAATGCAGATGCGATGTATTGACGTACTGATCCCGAATTACATCCCGGTGCATTGGTCCATGCGATTCCGTTCGCTTCACACCATTCCGTATCGATATGATCATAACCAATGGTCGCCGTGGCGATAAACTTCACAGAAGTCCCTTTCAGCAAGGCTTCGTTACATTTTGTACGTGTCCGGATGATGAGTGCATCGGCATCGGAAATATTTCCGTGTGCGAACACGGAGCCGGGCAAATAAATAACCTCGGCATATGGTTCCAATACGCCCCTGATAAAAGGTATCTTATCGTCAATAACTATTTTCATACAAAATTTAAGGGTTCAAATATAATATTTTATCCATTACCCGGTTAGTTCGTGCAGCTGAAATTCCATCGGAAGGTGATATTCCTTTTCCATGTAATTGGGCTACAATATTTTCGATCATTGGTTGTTGGATGTGTTCCGGACGCGGAAAATTATATTCGGATTGTTCATATGTTGTCCGGAGAAATATCGGAGTAAAGGTGAAAGTGGAGAAACGGACACTTCCTTTGTTACCCGTGATCTCTACCATATCCGCTTCGGACGATTTGGAAGCGGCATACGCCCATTCACCGCATCCTATTACCCCGGATACGAAACGAAAAGAAGCAGTGACCGTATCTTCCGTTTCATATAACCCGGCATGGTTAGCTGTGAAGCCTTTGGCTTCGGAAATCTCTCCCAGGATAAAATCCAGTATATCCAGTGTATGACAGGCCATATCGTAAAAATATCCTCCACCGGCAATATCTTT
It encodes:
- a CDS encoding gfo/Idh/MocA family oxidoreductase; this translates as KDIAGGGYFYDMACHTLDILDFILGEISEAKGFTANHAGLYETEDTVTASFRFVSGVIGCGEWAYAASKSSEADMVEITGNKGSVRFSTFTFTPIFLRTTYEQSEYNFPRPEHIQQPMIENIVAQLHGKGISPSDGISAARTNRVMDKILYLNP